ACCTCCTTGCCGATCCGCACGCGCTCCTTGGGCACCACCTGCTTGTCGACCACCGGCCGCTCCTCTCGCAGCTCGATGGTCCGCTCGTCCGCTGACAGCTCGGCGTCACGGTCGCCTTCACCGGCCGCGATCGGCTCGCGCTGGACGCGCAGCTCCTCCCGCTCGACCGGGACAGTCCGGCGCTGCTGCTCGGTGACGACCTGCTTGCGGACGCCGGCCCGGCCGCGCGGCACCTGCTTGGTGTCGACCTTCAGCTCCTCCTCGGAGCGGGTCAGGGTCTGCTGGCCGGCATGCTCCCGCTGGCGGCCGACGGCATCCGCGCCGGTCGCGGTCACCGGGGCGGGGGCGACGGTCGGAATGGCGGCCGGCCCCTCGGCCAGCCTGAGGACCTCCTGGGCCTTCAGCACGAAGTCGTTGGTGGCCAGGTCGCGGATGGTCTTGACCCCGAACGCCTTGTGCAGGGCCTCGCCGCCCCGCTTGCCGAGCCCGCGCAGGGCCTCGACCGGGGCGTCGGGTAGCTCGTTGACGTCGTGATCCT
The Actinomycetota bacterium DNA segment above includes these coding regions:
- a CDS encoding YsnF/AvaK domain-containing protein → MGAAQTREYVDRRYEDHDVNELPDAPVEALRGLGKRGGEALHKAFGVKTIRDLATNDFVLKAQEVLRLAEGPAAIPTVAPAPVTATGADAVGRQREHAGQQTLTRSEEELKVDTKQVPRGRAGVRKQVVTEQQRRTVPVEREELRVQREPIAAGEGDRDAELSADERTIELREERPVVDKQVVPKERVRIGKEVVRDQEEVSEPVRKEKVEVDQPDRER